From a region of the Dickeya poaceiphila genome:
- a CDS encoding anthranilate synthase component 1, whose protein sequence is MQTPQPELELLRVEAEYRNDPSAMFHQLCGTRPATLLLESAEIDSKLNLQSLLIVDSALRITALGSQVSIQALTANGATLLPLLDNALPADVIVDAHPNSRELTFPEIDVMQDEDARLRSLSVFDALRQLLTLVTCPENEREAMFFGGLFAYDLVAGFERLPPLSQQQRCPDYCFYLAETLLVVDHQQRSTHLQASLFTPNETERQRLQQRLEQLQQQLRQPAPALPCQTVETMTLTCNQSDEDYGAVVSQMQQAIRIGEIFQVVPSRRFSLPCPSPLAAYQTLKDNNPSPYMFYMQDQDFTLFGASPESSLKYDAVNRQIEIYPIAGTRPRGRRADGSLDRDLDSRIELEMRTDHKELAEHLMLVDLARNDLARICEPGSRYVADLTKVDRYSFVMHLVSRVVGTLRADLDVLHAYRACMNMGTLSGAPKVRAMQLIAESEKTRRGSYGGAVGYFTARGDLDTCIVIRSAYVEDGIATVQAGAGVVLDSHPQAEADETRNKARAVLRAIASAHHAKEVF, encoded by the coding sequence ATGCAAACACCACAACCTGAACTTGAGCTGCTGCGAGTCGAAGCAGAATACCGCAACGACCCCAGCGCCATGTTCCACCAGCTGTGCGGCACCCGCCCGGCAACCCTGCTGCTGGAGTCGGCAGAGATAGACAGCAAACTGAATCTGCAAAGCCTGCTTATCGTTGACAGCGCCCTGCGCATTACTGCCCTCGGTTCACAGGTGTCGATTCAGGCACTGACTGCTAACGGCGCAACGCTGCTGCCGCTATTGGATAATGCCTTGCCTGCTGATGTCATCGTTGATGCACACCCGAACAGCCGTGAACTGACCTTTCCAGAAATTGATGTGATGCAGGATGAAGATGCTCGCCTGCGTTCTCTGTCGGTATTTGACGCACTGCGACAACTGCTGACGCTGGTGACGTGCCCGGAAAACGAACGCGAAGCCATGTTCTTTGGCGGGCTGTTCGCCTACGATCTGGTCGCCGGTTTTGAACGTTTGCCGCCGCTCAGCCAGCAGCAACGCTGCCCGGATTACTGTTTCTATCTGGCCGAAACCTTGCTGGTAGTCGATCATCAGCAACGCTCGACCCATCTGCAAGCCAGCCTGTTTACTCCCAATGAAACAGAACGTCAGCGCCTGCAACAACGTCTGGAACAGTTGCAGCAGCAATTGCGCCAGCCTGCTCCGGCGTTACCGTGCCAGACGGTAGAGACCATGACGCTCACCTGCAACCAAAGCGATGAAGATTACGGCGCGGTAGTCAGCCAGATGCAGCAGGCGATCCGCATCGGTGAAATTTTCCAGGTGGTGCCGTCCCGTCGCTTCTCGTTGCCATGTCCGTCGCCGCTGGCCGCTTACCAGACGCTGAAAGACAACAACCCCAGTCCTTACATGTTCTATATGCAGGATCAGGATTTCACCCTGTTCGGCGCATCGCCGGAAAGCTCCCTCAAGTATGACGCCGTCAACCGGCAGATCGAAATCTACCCGATTGCCGGCACTCGTCCGCGTGGTCGCCGCGCCGACGGCTCGCTGGACCGGGATCTGGACAGCCGTATCGAACTGGAAATGCGTACCGACCATAAAGAACTGGCTGAACATCTTATGCTGGTAGACCTGGCTCGCAACGATCTGGCGCGAATCTGCGAACCCGGCAGCCGTTATGTGGCAGACCTGACCAAAGTAGACCGCTACTCGTTCGTAATGCATCTGGTGTCTCGCGTGGTCGGTACTCTGCGCGCGGATCTGGATGTACTGCACGCTTACCGCGCTTGCATGAACATGGGCACGCTGAGCGGCGCGCCCAAAGTACGCGCGATGCAACTGATCGCGGAAAGCGAGAAAACCCGCCGCGGTAGTTACGGTGGCGCGGTAGGTTATTTCACCGCCCGTGGCGACCTCGACACTTGCATCGTTATCCGCTCTGCCTATGTGGAAGATGGCATCGCTACCGTACAGGCCGGTGCAGGCGTGGTGCTCGACTCCCATCCGCAGGCTGAAGCCGATGAAACGCGTAACAAAGCCCGCGCGGTTCTACGCGCGATTGCCAGTGCGCATCATGCCAAGGAGGTGTTCTGA
- the ompW gene encoding outer membrane protein OmpW, whose amino-acid sequence MKKVSLLMIAAAMIPALAQAHQAGDVIVRAGTATVRPNAGSNDVLGQGSFDVNSNTQLGLTAGYMFTDNIGMELLAATPFKHKVSLGPLGSIAEVKHLPPTLMAQYYFGQSTDKLRPYLGVGLNYTTFFDEKFTQDLGGQLSDLHLKSSWGVAAQAGLDYNLNKNWLLNMSVWWMDIDTKVKFKAAGQDQSIKTHLDPWVFMFGVGYKF is encoded by the coding sequence ATGAAAAAGGTTTCTTTATTAATGATAGCGGCGGCGATGATTCCTGCACTGGCACAGGCTCATCAGGCTGGTGATGTGATTGTGCGTGCCGGAACCGCGACGGTGCGTCCGAATGCAGGTTCTAACGATGTGTTGGGGCAAGGTTCTTTCGATGTAAATAGCAACACTCAGCTAGGACTGACCGCCGGCTATATGTTTACCGATAACATCGGTATGGAATTGCTGGCGGCAACGCCGTTTAAGCATAAGGTGAGCCTGGGGCCGCTTGGCTCGATTGCTGAGGTAAAACACTTACCACCTACATTAATGGCGCAATATTATTTTGGCCAGAGTACAGATAAACTGCGTCCTTATCTGGGCGTTGGTCTGAACTACACCACATTCTTTGATGAGAAATTTACCCAGGACCTTGGCGGTCAATTAAGTGATTTGCACCTGAAAAGCTCCTGGGGCGTTGCCGCACAGGCTGGCCTGGATTACAACCTGAATAAAAACTGGTTGTTAAATATGTCGGTATGGTGGATGGATATCGATACTAAAGTGAAATTTAAGGCTGCAGGTCAGGATCAAAGCATTAAAACTCACCTCGACCCGTGGGTATTTATGTTTGGTGTGGGTTACAAATTCTGA
- the rluB gene encoding 23S rRNA pseudouridine(2605) synthase RluB produces MSEKLQKVLARAGHGSRREIESMIEAGRISVDGKIATLGDRVEVTRATKIRIDGHVVSVRETEEAVCRVLMYYKPEGELCTRSDPEGRPTVFDRLPRIQGYRWVAVGRLDVNTSGLLLFTTDGELANRLMHPSREVEREYAVRVFGEVDDDKIRQLSKGVQLEDGPAAFRAIRYQGGEGLNQWYNVTLTEGRNREVRRLWEAVGVQVSRLIRVRYGDIQLPKGLPRGGWMEMSLADVNYLRELVQLAPETVSKLPVERERRRVKANQIRRAVKRHGQVGVNNRPAGSRRSAPKRNG; encoded by the coding sequence ATGAGCGAAAAGCTACAGAAAGTACTGGCGCGTGCAGGACACGGTTCACGCCGCGAAATTGAAAGTATGATTGAAGCCGGTCGCATTAGTGTTGACGGCAAGATTGCTACGTTGGGGGACCGCGTCGAGGTTACCCGTGCGACCAAAATTCGTATTGATGGGCATGTGGTGTCGGTGCGTGAAACCGAAGAAGCTGTCTGCCGTGTATTGATGTATTACAAACCCGAAGGGGAACTTTGTACCCGCAGCGACCCGGAAGGGCGACCAACGGTGTTTGATCGTCTGCCGCGTATTCAGGGATACCGTTGGGTGGCAGTCGGGCGTCTTGATGTGAATACCTCCGGCTTGTTGCTGTTCACGACGGACGGTGAGCTGGCGAATCGCCTGATGCACCCCAGCCGTGAAGTGGAGCGTGAGTATGCCGTGCGTGTGTTCGGCGAGGTGGACGACGACAAAATTCGTCAACTGAGCAAAGGCGTACAGCTGGAAGATGGTCCCGCGGCCTTTCGTGCTATCCGCTATCAAGGGGGGGAAGGGCTGAATCAGTGGTATAACGTCACCCTGACCGAAGGCCGCAACCGTGAGGTTCGCCGTTTGTGGGAAGCCGTCGGCGTGCAGGTCAGCCGGCTGATTCGTGTGCGCTATGGCGACATTCAATTGCCGAAAGGGTTGCCGCGCGGTGGCTGGATGGAGATGAGCCTGGCCGACGTCAACTACCTGCGTGAACTGGTGCAATTGGCGCCGGAAACGGTCAGCAAGCTGCCGGTAGAGCGTGAGCGTCGTCGGGTGAAAGCTAACCAGATCCGTCGTGCGGTGAAACGACATGGCCAGGTCGGGGTTAATAATCGCCCGGCTGGCAGTCGTCGCAGTGCACCAAAGCGTAACGGCTGA
- a CDS encoding YciK family oxidoreductase — protein MHYQPKHDLLQHRIILVTGAGDGIGREAALTYARYGARLVLLGRTERKLKDVEQQILQECGTHSYLIPCDMLTASHHDFIQIAGQIGQVLPRLDGVLHNASVLGDIVPMAEQSATVWHQVMQVNVNATFMLTQALLPLLLKSASPSLVFTSSSVGRQGRANWGAYSVSKFATEGMMQVLAEEYRNHNLRVNCINPGGTRTSMRAAAFPDEDPNKLKTPADIMPLYLYLMGDDSRRKTGMSFDAQPGRKPGPVE, from the coding sequence TTGCATTACCAACCTAAACACGATCTGCTGCAACACCGTATTATTCTGGTCACGGGTGCCGGTGACGGCATTGGCCGCGAGGCTGCACTGACCTACGCGCGCTATGGCGCTCGGCTGGTGTTGCTGGGGCGAACCGAACGCAAGCTGAAGGACGTAGAACAACAGATCCTTCAGGAATGTGGTACCCACAGTTATCTGATTCCCTGTGACATGCTGACTGCCAGTCATCATGATTTCATACAAATCGCCGGGCAGATCGGTCAGGTGCTGCCGCGTCTGGACGGCGTACTGCACAATGCCAGCGTGCTGGGTGACATCGTGCCAATGGCAGAACAATCGGCTACCGTCTGGCATCAGGTTATGCAGGTCAATGTTAACGCGACGTTTATGTTAACGCAGGCGCTGTTACCGTTATTGCTGAAATCAGCCAGTCCGTCGCTGGTTTTCACCAGCTCTAGCGTTGGCCGTCAGGGACGAGCAAACTGGGGGGCTTACTCGGTATCCAAATTCGCCACCGAAGGCATGATGCAGGTGCTGGCTGAGGAATACCGCAACCACAATTTGCGGGTCAATTGTATCAACCCAGGTGGTACCCGTACGTCGATGCGCGCCGCCGCATTTCCTGATGAAGACCCGAATAAGCTCAAAACCCCAGCCGATATCATGCCGCTTTATCTGTACCTGATGGGAGACGACAGCCGTCGCAAGACCGGCATGAGTTTTGATGCCCAACCCGGTCGCAAACCTGGTCCCGTCGAGTGA
- a CDS encoding L-threonylcarbamoyladenylate synthase has product MSQFFYIHPQNPQQRLINQTVEILRKSGVIVYPTDSGYALGCLLEDKAAMERICRIRDLDQNHNFTLMCRDLSELSSYAYVDNAAFRLIKNNTPGNYTFILKATKEVPRRLMNDKRKTIGMRVPSNPIALALLAALNEPLMSTTLMLPGNDFAESDPEEIQEQLGKRVDLVIHGGFLGQQPTTVIDLTESVPVVVREGTGDVAPFL; this is encoded by the coding sequence ATGAGTCAGTTTTTCTATATTCATCCGCAGAACCCGCAACAGCGCCTGATTAACCAAACGGTGGAAATCCTGCGTAAAAGTGGAGTGATTGTCTATCCTACCGATTCGGGGTACGCGCTTGGGTGCCTGTTGGAAGATAAAGCCGCGATGGAGCGGATTTGTCGCATCCGCGATCTGGATCAGAATCATAACTTCACCCTGATGTGCCGCGATTTGTCGGAGTTGTCTTCTTACGCTTATGTGGATAATGCTGCATTCCGGTTGATTAAGAATAACACCCCCGGCAATTACACCTTTATTCTCAAGGCGACCAAAGAAGTGCCGCGTCGCCTGATGAATGATAAACGCAAAACCATCGGTATGCGTGTGCCGTCCAACCCGATTGCGCTGGCGTTGCTGGCGGCGCTGAATGAGCCGCTGATGTCAACTACGCTGATGTTGCCAGGCAACGATTTTGCCGAGTCCGATCCAGAAGAAATTCAGGAGCAACTGGGTAAACGGGTTGATTTGGTTATTCATGGCGGGTTTTTGGGCCAACAGCCCACCACCGTTATCGATTTGACGGAGTCCGTACCCGTGGTCGTGCGTGAAGGGACCGGCGATGTCGCGCCGTTTCTGTAA
- the rnm gene encoding RNase RNM, translating into MPDELPVSTTFPLYDLHSHTTASDGLLTPTELVQRAVNMRVSVLAITDHDTTVALDEAHGAIARQALPLRLVSGVEISTVWENHEIHIVGLGLDCQHPALTLLLQQQAQYRRQRAEQIAQRLEKALIPDALAGASRLAEGGMITRGHFARYLVELGKADTVAQAFKKYLGKGKTGYVPPQWCTIQQAVDAIRQSGGVAVLAHPGRYDLTTKWLKRLIGHVADCGAEAMEIAQCQQAPDERSQLARYARDYHLLGSQGSDFHQPCAWVELGRKLWLPSGVEPVWQHPALAV; encoded by the coding sequence GTGCCAGATGAGTTGCCGGTATCAACGACGTTTCCCTTGTATGACTTGCATAGTCATACCACCGCGTCCGATGGTTTGCTGACGCCAACTGAACTGGTGCAGCGAGCGGTGAACATGCGCGTTAGCGTGCTGGCGATCACCGATCATGACACTACGGTGGCGTTAGATGAGGCGCATGGCGCTATTGCCCGGCAGGCGTTGCCGTTGCGGTTGGTTTCCGGCGTTGAGATTTCCACCGTATGGGAAAATCATGAGATCCATATCGTCGGGTTGGGACTGGATTGTCAACATCCGGCGCTAACCTTGTTACTGCAACAGCAAGCACAGTACCGTCGGCAACGGGCTGAGCAGATCGCGCAGCGGCTGGAAAAAGCGCTGATCCCCGATGCGCTGGCAGGCGCGTCGCGACTGGCTGAAGGCGGTATGATCACTCGCGGGCATTTTGCGCGCTACCTGGTGGAACTGGGGAAAGCGGATACGGTCGCTCAGGCATTTAAAAAATATCTGGGTAAAGGGAAAACCGGCTATGTGCCGCCGCAGTGGTGTACAATACAGCAAGCAGTGGACGCTATCCGCCAGTCAGGCGGGGTTGCGGTGCTGGCACATCCCGGTCGCTACGACCTGACCACCAAGTGGCTGAAACGGTTGATCGGGCATGTTGCTGATTGTGGCGCAGAGGCGATGGAAATCGCCCAGTGTCAACAGGCGCCAGACGAGCGTTCACAACTGGCGCGCTATGCGCGCGACTATCATTTGCTGGGGTCGCAAGGGTCGGATTTTCATCAACCCTGCGCCTGGGTAGAACTGGGACGAAAATTATGGTTGCCTTCCGGTGTGGAGCCGGTCTGGCAGCATCCGGCGTTGGCCGTCTGA
- the trpCF gene encoding bifunctional indole-3-glycerol-phosphate synthase TrpC/phosphoribosylanthranilate isomerase TrpF: protein MQETVLTKIVRDKAQWIAERKQKQPLESFQSQITPSSRHFYQALKQAKPAFILECKKASPSKGLIRADFDPAAIAQVYQEYASAISVLTDEKYFQGDFAFLTQVSAAVAQPVLCKDFIIDPYQIYLARYYQADAILLMLSVLDDDQYCQLAQVAHGLNMGILTEASNQAELERAIALEARVVGINNRDLRDLSIDLNRTRTLAPRLPAGVTVISESGISRYAHIQELSQYANGFLIGSSLMEEDDLALAVRRVILGENKVCGLTQPEDAATAFQAGAVYGGLIFVANSPRCVTTSQARTVMTGAPLRYVGVFRDAPLADMVETASSLQLAAVQLHGSEDDATIAALRTQLPATCQIWKAQSVGDTLPALSLPQVDRVLLDNGQGGSGQSFDWSLLQNQLLKQVLLAGGLGPDNVAQAAKLGAAGLDFNSGVESKPGIKDPQKIAAVFQTLRAAQPRRNSHE, encoded by the coding sequence ATGCAGGAAACCGTATTAACCAAAATCGTGCGCGACAAAGCGCAGTGGATCGCCGAACGAAAGCAGAAACAGCCACTTGAGAGCTTTCAATCGCAGATAACGCCCAGTTCACGCCATTTTTATCAGGCGCTGAAACAGGCCAAACCCGCGTTTATTCTGGAGTGTAAAAAAGCCTCGCCTTCCAAGGGATTGATTCGCGCCGATTTCGACCCCGCCGCGATTGCGCAGGTTTATCAGGAGTACGCCTCCGCTATTTCGGTGTTGACTGATGAAAAGTATTTTCAGGGTGATTTTGCCTTCCTGACTCAAGTCAGTGCAGCGGTAGCCCAGCCAGTGCTGTGCAAAGATTTCATTATCGACCCGTACCAGATCTATTTGGCCCGTTACTATCAGGCCGATGCAATTCTGCTGATGCTATCGGTGCTGGATGATGATCAGTATTGCCAATTGGCACAGGTGGCCCACGGCCTGAATATGGGCATTTTGACGGAAGCAAGCAATCAAGCTGAACTGGAACGCGCTATCGCGCTGGAAGCACGCGTAGTCGGCATCAATAACCGTGACCTGCGTGATCTGTCTATTGATCTGAACCGCACCCGCACGTTGGCGCCACGCCTGCCAGCCGGTGTAACGGTGATCAGCGAATCCGGCATCAGCCGCTATGCCCATATTCAGGAACTGAGCCAATACGCCAACGGTTTTCTTATCGGCAGTTCGCTGATGGAGGAAGACGACCTGGCGCTTGCAGTACGCCGGGTTATCCTGGGGGAAAACAAGGTGTGTGGGCTGACTCAGCCTGAAGATGCCGCCACCGCCTTTCAGGCCGGCGCGGTGTACGGCGGGTTGATTTTTGTCGCTAACTCCCCGCGTTGTGTGACAACGTCACAAGCGCGTACCGTCATGACAGGCGCGCCCTTGCGTTATGTCGGGGTATTTCGTGATGCGCCATTGGCCGACATGGTAGAAACCGCGTCGTCACTACAGCTTGCAGCCGTGCAGCTACATGGCAGCGAAGATGATGCTACTATCGCGGCCTTGCGTACGCAGTTACCTGCGACCTGCCAGATCTGGAAAGCGCAAAGCGTCGGCGACACCCTGCCTGCATTGTCGCTGCCACAGGTTGACCGGGTGCTGCTCGACAACGGCCAGGGTGGCAGTGGTCAATCGTTCGACTGGTCATTGTTGCAGAATCAATTGCTGAAACAGGTGCTATTGGCCGGCGGCCTGGGTCCGGACAACGTCGCTCAGGCAGCGAAACTCGGTGCCGCCGGGCTGGATTTCAACTCTGGCGTGGAATCAAAACCCGGCATCAAGGACCCACAGAAAATCGCAGCGGTATTCCAGACGTTGCGTGCGGCGCAACCTCGCCGTAACTCTCATGAATAA
- the cobO gene encoding cob(I)yrinic acid a,c-diamide adenosyltransferase, translated as MSDDRHQQRQQRLKEKVDARIAAATEVRGILMVFTGNGKGKTTAAFGTVSRAVGHGLKAGVIQFIKGEWPNGEKNLLQQHGVEFQVMATGFTWDTQNRQTDTDAARHVWQHGLRMLADDSLDLVVLDELTYMLSYDYLPLDEVITALRQRPMHQSVIITGRGCHRDLLELADTVTEMRPVKHAFDAGIQAQQGIDW; from the coding sequence ATGAGCGATGATCGTCATCAGCAACGCCAGCAGCGACTCAAAGAAAAAGTAGACGCCCGTATTGCCGCCGCCACTGAGGTGCGCGGCATTCTGATGGTGTTTACCGGCAATGGCAAAGGCAAAACCACTGCCGCCTTCGGCACAGTGAGCCGGGCTGTAGGCCACGGACTGAAGGCGGGGGTAATTCAGTTTATCAAAGGCGAATGGCCGAACGGCGAGAAAAATCTGTTGCAACAGCATGGGGTGGAATTTCAAGTGATGGCGACCGGCTTTACCTGGGATACCCAAAATCGCCAGACCGACACCGACGCAGCCAGACACGTTTGGCAGCATGGGTTACGTATGCTGGCCGATGATTCGCTCGACCTGGTAGTACTTGACGAGTTGACCTATATGCTCAGCTACGATTATTTACCGCTGGACGAAGTGATTACCGCGCTGCGACAGCGCCCAATGCACCAGAGCGTGATCATCACTGGCCGCGGTTGCCACCGCGATTTGCTGGAGCTTGCGGATACCGTAACGGAGATGAGACCCGTGAAGCACGCCTTTGATGCGGGTATTCAAGCTCAGCAAGGTATCGACTGGTAA
- a CDS encoding YkgJ family cysteine cluster protein encodes MSNNINPCMECGACCGYFRVSFYWSEADDGGGAVPVELTEPVTPFLRCMAGTNSKPVRCCALEGTIGESVSCSIYAQRPTPCHEFSQSGENGQRNDACDRARAAYGLPPLIPASVPQPCS; translated from the coding sequence ATGAGTAATAACATCAACCCTTGCATGGAATGCGGCGCGTGCTGCGGTTATTTTCGGGTATCATTTTACTGGTCGGAAGCTGATGACGGCGGTGGTGCCGTTCCCGTCGAACTGACCGAACCGGTAACACCATTTCTGCGTTGTATGGCTGGCACCAACAGCAAACCGGTTCGCTGTTGCGCGCTGGAAGGAACCATCGGTGAGTCGGTTAGCTGCAGCATCTATGCTCAACGGCCAACACCTTGCCATGAATTTTCGCAATCAGGAGAAAACGGTCAGCGCAACGATGCCTGTGATCGGGCGCGGGCAGCCTATGGCCTGCCGCCGCTTATCCCGGCCAGCGTTCCGCAACCTTGTTCATAA
- a CDS encoding oligogalacturonate-specific porin KdgM family protein, which translates to MKFKILTVMVASLVSMSSMAVTFDYRHEMKDTQNRSHQDRLLISHRFDNGFGLSSEVKWKQAGKDTTPDRPYSEQVSNGTEVTASYLYKFNKMFNVESGFNLVTDSTGNTYRPYIRGGVNFTDSLYYTLRYRPFYQRFSEKINAPSNPDTNLKGYTITSVLGYKFLDNFTVEYELEYNKNTRAGVFRYDNDTDNVTHDVKLAYKIDKNWTPYVQLANVEYSGTSDERQTRYRIGVLYNF; encoded by the coding sequence ATGAAATTTAAAATTTTGACAGTGATGGTCGCATCTCTGGTAAGCATGAGTTCTATGGCTGTCACATTCGACTATCGCCATGAAATGAAAGATACACAAAATAGAAGCCACCAGGATCGTCTGCTGATTTCGCACCGCTTTGACAATGGGTTTGGTTTGTCTTCTGAAGTGAAATGGAAGCAGGCAGGCAAAGATACAACACCAGACAGACCTTACAGCGAACAAGTCAGCAACGGAACTGAAGTTACCGCCAGCTACCTGTACAAATTCAACAAAATGTTCAATGTTGAGTCGGGTTTTAATCTGGTTACTGACAGTACGGGTAACACCTATCGTCCTTATATCAGAGGTGGGGTAAACTTTACCGACAGTCTTTACTATACCTTGCGCTACCGTCCGTTCTATCAACGTTTCAGTGAAAAAATTAATGCCCCTTCTAATCCTGATACCAATCTGAAAGGTTATACCATTACCAGCGTGCTGGGATATAAATTCCTGGACAACTTCACTGTTGAATATGAGCTGGAATATAACAAAAACACCAGAGCTGGCGTATTCCGCTATGACAATGATACCGACAATGTCACCCACGACGTGAAACTGGCCTATAAAATAGACAAAAACTGGACCCCTTACGTTCAGTTGGCTAACGTTGAGTACAGTGGTACTTCTGACGAGCGCCAGACTCGTTACCGCATCGGTGTGCTGTACAATTTCTGA
- the trpA gene encoding tryptophan synthase subunit alpha: MERYHALFKRLSEKQEGAFVPFVTLGDPSPALSLRIIDTLVAAGADALELGIPFSDPLADGPTIQNATLRAFAAGVTPTHCFEMLATIRQKYPDLPIGLLMYANLVFSNGIDAFYQRCAETGVDSVLVADVPVEESAPFRAAAMKHGVAPIFICPPNADDELLREVASFGRGYTYLLSRAGVTGAETRAQLPLHHLLEKLHEYHAAPPLLGFGISEPAQVQQALESGAAGAISGSAIVKIIEQYHTQPDVMLAKLADFVSTMKAATRTR, from the coding sequence ATGGAACGCTACCACGCTCTGTTTAAACGGCTATCGGAAAAGCAGGAAGGCGCGTTTGTGCCGTTTGTCACGCTTGGCGACCCGTCCCCTGCACTGTCGCTACGTATTATCGACACGCTGGTGGCCGCCGGGGCTGATGCACTGGAGCTGGGGATTCCTTTTTCCGACCCACTAGCGGATGGCCCGACTATCCAGAACGCGACGCTGCGTGCGTTCGCTGCGGGTGTGACGCCAACCCACTGTTTTGAAATGCTGGCGACTATCCGCCAGAAATATCCCGACCTACCTATCGGGTTGTTAATGTATGCCAATCTGGTATTTAGCAACGGTATTGATGCCTTTTACCAGCGTTGTGCCGAAACCGGCGTTGATTCGGTGCTGGTAGCGGACGTGCCAGTAGAAGAATCGGCACCGTTTCGCGCGGCAGCGATGAAGCACGGCGTTGCCCCCATATTCATCTGTCCGCCAAATGCAGATGATGAGCTGTTGCGTGAAGTCGCCTCCTTTGGTCGCGGTTATACCTATCTGCTCTCACGGGCTGGTGTGACCGGTGCGGAAACCCGCGCTCAGTTACCGTTGCATCATTTACTGGAAAAGTTGCACGAATACCATGCAGCTCCGCCACTGCTGGGTTTTGGCATATCCGAGCCAGCTCAGGTGCAGCAGGCACTGGAATCCGGCGCTGCCGGCGCTATCTCTGGTTCAGCGATTGTCAAAATCATTGAGCAGTATCACACCCAACCTGATGTGATGCTGGCAAAACTGGCCGATTTTGTTAGCACCATGAAAGCTGCCACCCGCACACGCTGA
- the trpB gene encoding tryptophan synthase subunit beta translates to MMTLLNPYFGEFGGQYVPQILVPALRQLEEAFVNAQRDPAFQSEFSDLLKNYAGRPTALTQCKNLTVGTRTTLYLKREDLLHGGAHKTNQVLGQALLAKRMGKTEIIAETGAGQHGVATALACALLGLKCRVYMGAKDVERQSPNVFRMRLMGAEVIPVHSGSATLKDACNEALRDWSGSYETAHYLLGTAAGPHPYPTIVREFQRMIGEETKAQVKEKEGRLPDAVLACVGGGSNAIGMFADFIDEPSVRLIGVEPAGLGIETGQHGAPLKHGRVGIYFGMKSPMMQTEDGQIEESYSISAGLDFPSVGPQHAHLSSIGRADYVSVTDDEALHAFRELSRHEGIIPALESSHALAHALKMIKAEPEKEQILVVNLSGRGDKDIFTVHDILKSQGEI, encoded by the coding sequence ATTATGACGTTACTTAACCCTTATTTTGGTGAATTCGGCGGTCAATATGTACCGCAGATCCTGGTGCCGGCCTTGCGTCAGTTGGAAGAGGCATTTGTCAATGCGCAGCGCGACCCGGCATTTCAATCTGAATTCAGCGATTTACTGAAGAATTATGCCGGTCGGCCAACAGCGCTGACGCAGTGTAAAAACCTGACGGTGGGCACCCGTACCACTCTCTATCTGAAACGCGAAGATCTGTTGCACGGCGGCGCGCATAAGACTAACCAGGTACTGGGGCAGGCCTTGCTGGCAAAGCGCATGGGCAAAACGGAAATCATCGCGGAAACCGGAGCAGGTCAGCACGGCGTTGCTACCGCGCTGGCCTGCGCCCTACTGGGGTTAAAATGCCGTGTCTACATGGGTGCCAAGGACGTAGAACGTCAGTCGCCGAACGTATTCCGTATGCGGTTGATGGGCGCGGAAGTGATTCCGGTGCACAGCGGCTCCGCCACCCTGAAAGATGCCTGCAACGAAGCATTACGCGACTGGTCTGGCAGCTATGAAACGGCGCATTACCTGCTGGGCACTGCCGCTGGCCCACACCCTTATCCCACCATTGTGCGGGAGTTTCAGCGCATGATTGGGGAAGAAACCAAAGCCCAGGTAAAAGAAAAAGAAGGTCGCCTGCCGGATGCAGTGCTGGCTTGTGTCGGCGGTGGTTCGAATGCTATCGGCATGTTTGCTGATTTTATTGACGAGCCTTCCGTACGCTTAATTGGTGTAGAACCGGCAGGGCTGGGTATCGAAACCGGGCAGCACGGCGCACCGCTGAAACATGGCCGCGTCGGTATCTACTTCGGCATGAAATCACCGATGATGCAGACCGAAGACGGCCAGATTGAAGAGTCGTACTCTATTTCTGCCGGGCTGGATTTCCCCTCTGTCGGACCGCAGCACGCGCACCTGAGTAGTATTGGGCGAGCGGATTATGTGTCTGTCACCGACGATGAAGCGCTGCACGCTTTTCGGGAATTGTCACGCCACGAAGGTATCATCCCGGCGCTGGAGTCATCCCACGCATTGGCTCACGCGCTGAAAATGATCAAAGCGGAGCCGGAAAAAGAACAAATTCTGGTGGTTAATCTATCCGGGCGCGGCGATAAAGACATTTTTACGGTTCACGATATTCTGAAATCCCAGGGAGAAATCTGA